One Tenebrio molitor chromosome 2, icTenMoli1.1, whole genome shotgun sequence genomic region harbors:
- the LOC138124874 gene encoding uncharacterized protein translates to MAAKAMIRNEDEIRFWLKSVLTEENLDDFSVNILGNSEKGDGYAGDIVFVRLTSAIAHAAKEYNLVLKCSKRSETLRKTTPIKEAFTNEIYVYDTVLPVFTQFQRKHGIENPFDSVPKYYGKFTDENTEVLVFENLKIVGYSLWNKKNPLTRKHINMVVEEYGKFHAISFAMQEQQPEKFQELSSELQDVFKLFMTSSAFENMFSKGFDEVCDLLKGDLDDETLITWSNFRNQFNYIFSDMCEQPDVKKVILHGDCWNNNFMYKHAFGNESVPLKVAMLDWQISKYSSPIVDLSYFLFACISKEDIEDLDEILRLYHKSLSSHLHRMGADSNKLYPLGIFLKDWKKFGRFGASMSSLSFKVCATDSDEVIDFVEAVENGGDVGSVFSYDVKDKTTYKNRARHVVKYVVESGLI, encoded by the exons ATGGCAGCAAAAGCAATGATTCGAAACGAAGATGAAATTCGTTTTTGGTTAAAAAGTGTTTTAACGGAAGAGAATCTCGATGATTTTTCTGTAAATATACTAGGGAATTCAGAAAAAGGCGATGGATACGCTGGAGACATAGTTTTCGTACGTTTGACAAGTGCTATTGCTCATGCTGCAAAGGAATACAATCTTGTGTTAAAATGTAGCAAACGAAGTGAAACTTTGCGAAAAACAACACCAATCAAAGAAGCTTTTACTAATGAAATCTACGTGTACGATACAGTGTTGCCAGTTTTTACTCAGTTTCAACGCAAACATGGAATTGAAAATCCCTTTGATAGTGTTCCAAAATATTATGGCAAATTTACAGACGAAAATACGGAAGTTctagtttttgaaaatttgaagattGTTGGTTACTCTTTGTGGAATAAGAAGAACCCGTTGACGAGAAAACATATAAATATGGTTGTGGAGGAATATGGTAAATTCCATGCTATTTCCTTTGCGATGCAAGAACAGCAACCAGAAAAATTTCAAGAATTAAGTAGTGAATTGCAGGATGTTTTTAAACTGTTTATGACATCATCTGCTTTCGAAAATATGTTTTCAAAAGGTTTTGATGAGGTGTGCGACTTGTTGAAAGGTGACCTCGACGATGAAACTTTAATTACATGGAGCAACTTTAGAAAtcaatttaattatattttctcCGATATGTGCGAACAACCGGACGTGAAAAAAGTAATCCTCCATGGAGACTGttggaataataatttcatgtATAAACACGCT TTTGGGAACGAAAGTGTACCGTTAAAAGTAGCAATGTTGGACTGGCAGATATCAAAGTATTCTTCGCCGATTGTTGATCTGTCATACTTCTTGTTCGCTTGCATATCCAAAGAAGACATAGAAGATTTAGATGAAATTTTGAGACTGTATCACAAATCTTTATCATCACATTTACACAGAATGGGAGCTGATTCTAACAAATTGTATCCATTAGGTATCTTTTTAAAAGACTGGAAGAAATTCGGTAGATTTGGTGCTTCAATGAGTAGTTTATCGTTCAAGGTTTGTGCAACAGATTCCGACGAAGTGATTGATTTCGTCGAAGCTGTTGAAAATGGGGGAGATGTTGGTTCAGTGTTCTCGTACGATGTTAAAGACAAAACCACTTATAAGAATAGGGCAAGACATGTTGTAAAATATGTGGTAGAAAGTGGTCTTATCTAG
- the LOC138123629 gene encoding uncharacterized protein codes for MASTNFDIKSEIKSWLKVALKKENLTDIVVNEVGTSEKGDGYMGDIVFVSVSGKTDDQSTKDYDLVLKCSKQSQALRENAQLIRMYLNEIFMYDHVFPNFLKFQNEKGIKDPFNSVPKCYGTFRGENIEVIVLENLKKNGYELWPKKEALERKHIEMVVKQYGKFHAISVAMKEQQPDKFEELAKTVEENMKNFGFDSVTTIFKGCIDESSELLKNELDENIISKWRSLKDQVESIRANKNLIKGLKVISHGDCWNNNFMYKFEDENTKVPLKVAILDWQVSNYASPITDLSYFLFTCVSKEDIGDLNDILDTYYSSFSNHLRSLGIQDPDVLYPFGQFLDDWKLHSKFGILMSSLLLKICCTEKDEIVDIAVSANSGNDFGQNLSGGIRNSELYKNRMHHIVKYAVKHNLI; via the exons ATGGCGTCcacaaattttgatattaagAGTGAAATAAAGTCATGGCTGAAAGTAgctttaaagaaagaaaatttaacGGATATTGTCGTCAATGAGGTAGGAACTTCAGAAAAAGGTGATGGTTATATGGGAGACATTGTCTTTGTCTCTGTATCTGGAAAAACTGATGACCAATCAACAAAAGACTACGACTTGgttttaaaatgcagcaaaCAAAGTCAAGCTCTACGAGAAAATGCCCAACTGATTCGAATGTATttgaatgaaatatttatgtaCGATCACGTATTTCCtaattttctcaaatttcaaaacgaAAAAGGGATCAAGGACCCTTTTAACAGTGTGCCCAAATGCTACGGAACTTTCAGGGGAGAAAACATAGAAGTTATCGTTCttgaaaatttgaagaaaaacggATATGAATTGTGGCCGAAAAAGGAAGCACTGGAAAGAAAACATATTGAAATGGTGGTAAAGCAGTATGGGAAGTTCCACGCGATTTCAGTTGCAATGAAAGAGCAGCAACCAGACAAATTTGAAGAGTTGGCCAAAACAGTAGAAGAAAATATGAAGAACTTCGGATTTGATTCCGTGACAACTATTTTCAAAGGGTGCATAGATGAATCTTCTGAGCTGCTGAAAAATGAACTAGATGAAAATATTATCTCGAAATGGAGAAGCTTAAAAGATCAAGTTGAATCCATACGCGCTAACAAGAACTTAATAAAAGGATTGAAAGTAATAAGTCATGGTGACTGttggaataataattttatgtacaaatttgaa gaTGAAAACACCAAGGTACCTTTGAAAGTGGCTATATTAGATTGGCAAGTATCTAATTATGCGTCACCAATAACTGATCTCTCTTATTTCTTGTTTACCTGTGTATCCAAAGAAGATATTGGAGACTTGAATGACATTCTAGATACTTACTACTCGTCTTTTAGTAATCATTTACGTAGTTTAGGAATACAAGATCCAGATGTTTTATATCCTTTTGGTCAGTTCTTAGATGATTGGAAACTTCACAGTAAATTTGGAATCCTGATGAGTAGTTTACTATTGAAAATATGTTGTaccgaaaaagatgaaattgttgatATAGCTGTATCGGCTAACAGTGGCAATGACTTCGGGCAGAATTTGTCAGGTGGAATTAGGAATAGCGAACTTTACAAAAACAGAATGCATCACATTGTTAAATATGCTGTAAAGCataacttaatttaa